One window from the genome of Buchnera aphidicola str. Ua (Uroleucon ambrosiae) encodes:
- a CDS encoding beta-ketoacyl synthase N-terminal-like domain-containing protein, protein MKRVVITGIGIISSIGNNKEEVLNSLYHGVSGIVFSEEMQQLNMRSNIWGSIKLPKNYMIINKINRFMNNASRYSFITMLEAIKDANITNQYYQNNPRVGIITGSGCSFTESFIHYHKCHVKKKYISNITSPYLAIKTMPSTISACLSVLFKIHGVSYSISSACATSAHCIGNAFELIQSGKQDLIFAGGGEELSVELAHQFDVMKVLSANFNQNPKQASRVYDVDRDGFVISGGAGILVIEELNCALSRSAHIYAEIIGYGATSDGYNMVIPSGDGAVRCMNLAKQNKDIFIDYINAHGTSTKIGDLIELRAIKTAFLHENQPMISATKSMTGHALGASGVHEMIYTLLMLKHNFIAPTINIKKLDSNAENMNIIQKITNVKINTAMSNSFGFGGSNVSLIIKKY, encoded by the coding sequence ATGAAACGTGTAGTTATTACAGGTATTGGTATTATTTCTAGTATTGGTAATAATAAAGAAGAAGTATTAAATTCTTTATATCATGGTGTTTCTGGAATTGTTTTTTCAGAAGAAATGCAACAATTAAATATGCGTAGTAATATTTGGGGTAGTATTAAATTGCCAAAAAATTATATGATAATAAATAAAATCAATCGATTTATGAACAATGCGTCTAGATATTCATTTATAACTATGCTTGAAGCTATAAAAGATGCAAATATAACAAATCAATATTATCAAAATAATCCTCGTGTAGGAATTATTACAGGATCAGGATGTAGTTTTACAGAAAGTTTTATTCATTATCATAAATGTCATGTTAAAAAAAAATATATTTCAAATATTACTAGTCCTTATCTTGCTATTAAAACTATGCCATCTACAATATCTGCTTGTTTATCTGTTTTATTTAAAATTCATGGAGTTAGTTATTCTATTAGTTCAGCCTGTGCTACTTCTGCACATTGTATTGGAAATGCATTTGAATTAATTCAATCTGGAAAACAAGATCTTATTTTTGCAGGTGGGGGTGAAGAGTTAAGTGTAGAATTAGCTCATCAATTTGATGTTATGAAAGTTTTATCTGCTAATTTTAATCAAAATCCTAAACAAGCATCACGTGTTTATGATGTAGATCGTGATGGTTTTGTTATTTCAGGTGGAGCAGGGATATTAGTTATTGAAGAATTAAATTGCGCTTTATCTCGTTCAGCTCATATTTATGCAGAAATTATTGGGTACGGAGCAACATCTGATGGTTATAATATGGTTATACCATCAGGAGATGGAGCCGTTCGTTGCATGAATTTAGCAAAACAAAATAAAGATATATTTATTGATTATATTAATGCGCATGGAACTTCTACTAAAATCGGTGATTTAATAGAATTGCGTGCTATAAAAACAGCATTTTTACATGAAAATCAGCCAATGATATCTGCAACCAAATCTATGACTGGTCATGCGTTAGGAGCATCAGGCGTGCATGAGATGATTTATACATTATTAATGCTGAAACATAATTTTATCGCTCCGACAATTAATATTAAAAAATTAGATTCTAATGCAGAAAATATGAATATTATTCAGAAAATCACTAATGTAAAAATTAATACAGCTATGTCTAATAGTTTTGGTTTTGGTGGCTCAAATGTTTCATTAATAATAAAAAAATATTAA
- the tal gene encoding transaldolase: protein MNQLNILKQFSTIVADTSDIESICKYQPQDATTNPSLILQAVSIDKNQKFIAQAVQYAKQKGGSFKDKIINASDKILVDLGIEILKNIPGYISSEVDARLSFSTEKCILKAHKLINLYEEAGISRNRVLIKLAATWECIKAAEELMKDNISCNLTLLFSFAQARACAESNVFLISPFVGRIYDWYVSQNLLSKSFTGKDPGVMSVCKIYDYYKKHNYKTIIMAASFRNIQQILCLSGCDKLTISPILLKELKSYTGTIERQLNLPNILLSSPVSLSEDEFRWEHNQDAMAVQKLSEGIRHFGQDQLELEKILSKRI, encoded by the coding sequence ATGAATCAATTAAATATTTTAAAGCAATTTTCTACTATTGTAGCAGATACAAGTGATATAGAATCTATATGTAAATATCAACCTCAAGATGCTACTACTAATCCGTCTTTAATACTTCAAGCAGTTAGCATAGATAAAAATCAAAAATTTATAGCACAAGCTGTACAATACGCTAAACAGAAAGGAGGTTCATTTAAAGATAAAATAATTAATGCCAGCGATAAAATATTAGTTGATCTCGGAATAGAAATTTTAAAAAATATTCCAGGTTATATTTCTAGTGAAGTTGATGCCCGTCTATCTTTTAGTACAGAAAAATGTATTTTAAAAGCACATAAATTAATTAATTTATATGAAGAAGCAGGCATTTCGAGAAATAGAGTTTTAATTAAACTAGCTGCAACTTGGGAATGTATTAAAGCTGCAGAAGAACTAATGAAAGATAATATTTCTTGTAATTTAACTTTGTTATTTTCATTTGCTCAAGCACGAGCATGTGCTGAATCAAACGTGTTTTTGATTTCTCCCTTTGTTGGTCGAATTTATGATTGGTATGTTTCGCAAAATTTATTATCTAAATCTTTTACAGGAAAAGATCCTGGTGTTATGTCAGTGTGTAAGATTTATGATTATTATAAAAAACATAATTATAAAACGATTATTATGGCTGCAAGTTTTCGTAATATTCAACAAATATTATGCTTATCTGGATGCGATAAATTAACTATTTCACCTATCTTATTAAAAGAATTAAAATCCTATACTGGAACAATAGAACGACAGCTTAACCTTCCTAATATTCTATTATCATCTCCTGTCTCATTATCTGAAGATGAGTTTAGATGGGAACATAATCAAGATGCGATGGCTGTTCAAAAGTTATCTGAAGGTATACGTCATTTTGGACAAGATCAACTGGAATTAGAAAAAATACTGTCTAAAAGAATATAA
- the tkt gene encoding transketolase, with product MCSRKELANAIRMLSIDSVQNAKSGHPGMPMGMADIAEVLWRDFLKHNPKNPNWYNRDRFILSNGHGSMLLYSLLHLTGYNLSIEELKNFRQLHSKTPGHPEIGETPGVEITTGPLGQGLANAVGMAIAERTLSAYFNRTGYNIIDHYTWVFLGDGCLMEGISHEVCSLAGTLNLGKLIIFYDKNGISIDGKVSNWFTDDTAKRFEAYNWHVIDNIDGHNANIINKSIKIAQSVKNKPSIIICNTIIGFGSPNKSGTSESHGAPLGEMEISLTREHLNWNYSSFKIPDKIYKKWNYIKKGLELEKQWNELFALYQSKYPDLSSEYLRRINQKLPHNWNKITNNYIHFLQNNKKNIASRQASQNTLEKYANILPELIGGSADLSPSNLTMWSNCNSIKDNLSGNYIHYGVREFGMTAIANGIAHHGGFIPYTATFLIFVEYARNAVRMAALMNTKHIFVYTHDSIGLGEDGPTHQPIEQIASLRMTPNIDVWRPSDQVETAVAWKHAIEKKSGPTALILSRQNLPQFSRNSKTLNNISYGGYILYDSDKPLDIIFISTGSELYITLMAAKKLTCLGYSTRVVSMPSTNVFDRQDSTYKQSVLPSYVIKKVAIEASIEDFWYKYVGINGLIIGMKTFGASAPAEDLFKKFGFTIDNVVKKSIIFLQS from the coding sequence ATGTGTTCACGAAAAGAATTAGCTAATGCAATTCGTATGTTAAGTATAGATTCTGTTCAAAATGCAAAATCAGGACATCCTGGAATGCCTATGGGTATGGCTGATATTGCAGAAGTTTTGTGGAGAGATTTTTTAAAACATAATCCTAAAAATCCAAATTGGTATAATCGTGATCGATTTATATTATCAAATGGACATGGTTCGATGTTGTTATATAGTTTATTACATCTGACAGGGTATAATTTATCAATAGAAGAATTAAAAAATTTTAGACAACTTCATTCAAAAACTCCAGGGCATCCTGAAATAGGTGAAACACCTGGTGTCGAAATAACTACTGGTCCTTTAGGTCAAGGATTAGCTAATGCTGTAGGTATGGCAATCGCTGAAAGAACTTTAAGTGCTTATTTTAATAGAACAGGATATAATATTATTGATCATTATACTTGGGTTTTTTTAGGTGATGGTTGTTTAATGGAAGGAATTTCTCATGAAGTATGTTCTTTAGCTGGTACTTTAAATCTTGGTAAATTAATTATTTTTTATGATAAAAATGGTATTTCAATAGATGGTAAAGTATCAAATTGGTTTACAGATGATACTGCAAAACGTTTTGAAGCTTATAATTGGCATGTGATAGACAATATAGATGGTCACAATGCAAATATAATTAATAAAAGCATCAAAATAGCTCAATCAGTGAAAAATAAACCATCAATTATTATTTGTAATACGATTATTGGTTTTGGTTCCCCTAATAAATCAGGAACATCAGAATCACATGGAGCTCCTCTTGGTGAAATGGAGATTTCTTTAACTCGAGAACATTTAAACTGGAATTATTCTTCTTTTAAAATTCCTGATAAAATTTATAAAAAATGGAATTATATCAAAAAAGGTTTAGAATTAGAAAAACAATGGAACGAATTATTTGCTTTATATCAATCAAAATATCCTGATTTATCATCAGAATATTTAAGACGAATTAATCAAAAATTGCCTCATAATTGGAATAAAATCACTAATAATTATATTCATTTTTTACAAAATAATAAAAAAAATATTGCAAGTCGACAAGCTTCTCAAAATACATTAGAGAAATATGCTAATATTTTACCTGAATTAATTGGTGGTTCAGCTGATTTATCACCTAGCAATTTAACTATGTGGTCTAATTGCAATTCGATAAAAGATAATTTATCAGGTAATTATATTCATTATGGGGTTCGTGAATTTGGAATGACTGCTATTGCAAATGGAATAGCTCATCATGGTGGTTTTATTCCTTATACTGCTACATTTTTAATATTTGTTGAATATGCAAGAAATGCGGTTCGTATGGCTGCTTTAATGAATACAAAACATATTTTTGTATATACTCATGATTCTATTGGATTAGGTGAAGACGGTCCTACACATCAACCTATAGAACAAATAGCTAGTTTACGTATGACTCCTAATATAGATGTATGGAGACCTAGTGATCAAGTGGAAACAGCAGTAGCTTGGAAACATGCTATTGAGAAAAAATCAGGACCAACAGCATTAATTTTATCACGTCAAAATTTACCTCAATTTTCTAGAAATTCTAAAACATTAAATAATATTTCTTATGGAGGATATATATTATATGATTCTGATAAACCATTGGATATTATTTTTATATCTACTGGTTCAGAGCTTTATATTACTTTAATGGCTGCAAAAAAATTGACATGTTTAGGATATTCTACACGCGTAGTATCTATGCCTTCTACTAATGTATTTGATCGACAAGATTCTACATATAAACAATCTGTATTACCATCTTATGTTATAAAAAAAGTTGCAATTGAAGCAAGTATAGAAGATTTTTGGTACAAATATGTAGGAATTAATGGTTTAATCATTGGTATGAAAACATTTGGTGCATCAGCTCCAGCGGAAGATTTATTTAAAAAATTTGGTTTTACTATAGATAATGTAGTTAAAAAATCAATAATTTTCTTACAATCTTAA
- the dapE gene encoding succinyl-diaminopimelate desuccinylase translates to MICSITKLAQQLISIPSISPQDLGCQNIIIKRLCSMGFTIKQININDTKNLWAFRGIGKTLTFLGHTDVVSPGKYEDWDTNPFDPVIRNGFVFGRGASDMKGALASMIIASENFIKKFPYHTGRLSFLITSDEESSAINGTTKVVEYLQNQNDIIDYCIVGEPSSTKTIGDVIKNGRRGSITANITINGMQGHIAYPHLADNPIHKALPIILKILSMKLDDGNEFFSPTSINIANIHSGEGISNIIPKSLFVQFNIRFSTETSELKIQSQIINILNENKIDYSIKWDISGQPFLTKKGILIDTVMQSIKFFNKKKPILSTSGGTSDGRFIALMGAEVIELGLTNNTIHKINECVKISDLQILSCIYEDIMKRLLT, encoded by the coding sequence ATGATTTGCTCAATTACTAAATTAGCACAACAGTTAATTTCTATTCCGTCTATTAGTCCACAAGATTTAGGTTGTCAAAATATTATTATTAAACGTTTATGTTCCATGGGATTTACAATTAAACAAATTAATATTAATGATACAAAAAATTTATGGGCTTTTAGAGGTATTGGAAAAACATTGACATTTTTAGGACATACAGATGTAGTATCACCAGGAAAATATGAAGATTGGGATACAAATCCTTTTGATCCAGTGATTCGTAATGGATTTGTATTTGGTCGAGGTGCTTCAGATATGAAAGGTGCTTTAGCATCTATGATTATCGCTTCTGAAAATTTTATAAAAAAATTTCCATATCATACAGGACGATTATCTTTTTTAATTACTTCAGATGAAGAATCAAGTGCAATTAATGGTACTACGAAAGTAGTAGAATATTTACAAAATCAAAATGATATAATTGACTACTGTATAGTAGGAGAACCATCTAGTACTAAAACAATTGGAGATGTTATAAAAAATGGACGACGTGGTTCTATTACTGCTAATATTACTATTAATGGAATGCAAGGACATATTGCGTATCCTCATTTAGCAGATAATCCAATACATAAAGCATTACCAATTATTCTTAAAATATTATCTATGAAGTTAGATGATGGAAATGAATTTTTTTCACCAACTAGCATAAATATTGCTAATATTCATTCTGGAGAAGGAATTAGTAACATTATTCCGAAATCATTATTTGTGCAATTTAATATTCGTTTTAGTACAGAAACATCGGAACTAAAAATTCAATCACAAATTATTAATATATTAAATGAAAATAAAATTGATTATTCGATAAAATGGGATATTTCAGGGCAACCTTTTCTTACTAAGAAAGGTATATTGATAGATACTGTTATGCAATCTATTAAATTTTTTAATAAAAAAAAACCTATTTTATCTACTTCAGGTGGTACCTCTGATGGTAGATTTATTGCTTTAATGGGAGCTGAAGTTATTGAATTAGGTTTAACAAATAACACAATTCATAAAATTAATGAGTGTGTAAAAATATCTGATTTGCAAATATTAAGTTGTATTTATGAAGATATAATGAAAAGATTACTGACATAA
- the dapA gene encoding 4-hydroxy-tetrahydrodipicolinate synthase: MFKGSIVALITPMDEKGQICRFSLKKLIDYHVLNKTKAIVSIGTTGESATLSQEEHVNIVMLTLELADQRIPVIAGTGANATTEAISLTKRFEKSGICGCLSVTPYYNKPTQEGLYEHFKAISENTELPQILYNVPSRTGCDLLPKTVARLAKLKNIIGIKEATGDLSRINKIKEMVKNDFLLISGDDATALDFMQLGGEGVISVTANIAAREMAKICSYALKGDFFNARSINKRLRLLHEALFIEPNPIPVKWLAKKIGLIKNNTLRLPMTPILHSTCLQLEKAIQYANISKK, encoded by the coding sequence ATGTTCAAAGGAAGTATTGTTGCACTAATTACACCCATGGATGAAAAAGGTCAAATTTGTCGTTTTAGTTTAAAAAAATTAATTGATTATCATGTATTAAACAAAACTAAAGCTATTGTTTCTATTGGAACAACAGGAGAATCAGCAACACTTAGTCAAGAAGAACACGTTAATATTGTAATGTTAACTTTAGAATTAGCAGATCAACGCATTCCAGTTATTGCTGGAACAGGGGCTAACGCAACAACAGAAGCTATATCTTTAACAAAAAGATTTGAAAAATCTGGTATTTGTGGTTGTCTAAGTGTTACACCTTACTATAATAAACCTACTCAAGAAGGATTATATGAACATTTTAAAGCTATTTCAGAAAATACTGAATTACCACAAATTTTATATAATGTTCCTAGTCGTACAGGATGTGATTTATTACCCAAAACGGTTGCTAGATTAGCTAAATTGAAAAATATCATAGGCATTAAAGAAGCAACAGGAGATTTATCAAGAATAAATAAAATAAAAGAAATGGTCAAAAATGATTTTTTATTAATTAGTGGAGATGATGCTACAGCATTAGATTTTATGCAATTAGGTGGTGAAGGGGTAATATCAGTTACAGCAAATATCGCGGCAAGAGAAATGGCAAAAATTTGTTCTTATGCACTTAAAGGGGACTTTTTCAATGCACGATCGATTAATAAACGTTTAAGATTATTACATGAAGCACTATTTATAGAACCTAATCCTATTCCAGTAAAATGGTTAGCTAAAAAAATAGGATTAATCAAAAATAATACACTACGTTTGCCAATGACACCAATTTTACATTCTACTTGTTTGCAACTGGAAAAAGCTATTCAATATGCTAATATTTCAAAAAAATAA
- the aroC gene encoding chorismate synthase — translation MSGNTIGKIFCVTTFGESHGTALGCIVDGTPPGLKLCCEDLQHDLNRRRPGTSRYTTPRQELDQIHILSGIFNGITTGTSIGLIIYNNDQRSQDYKNIKNIFRPGHADYTYEKKYGIRDYRGGGRSSARETAMRVAAGGIAKKYLYNKYGIIIRAYLSKIGNINCPFKSWEEIENNPFFCSDHKKVFEIANLIKDLKKTGDSIGAEITIIAENVPIGLGEPIFDRLDADLAHALMSINAVKGVEIGDGFQVVNQKGSIHRDEITPEGFKTNHAGGILGGISNGENIILKTAFKPTSSICKKGNTINTKNEKVSIITKGRHDPCVGLRAVPITEAMVAIILMDHLLRFRAQCSEK, via the coding sequence ATGTCTGGAAATACAATCGGTAAAATATTTTGTGTTACTACTTTTGGTGAATCACATGGAACAGCATTAGGATGTATTGTTGATGGGACACCGCCAGGTCTTAAATTATGTTGTGAAGATTTACAGCACGATTTAAATCGTAGAAGACCAGGTACATCTCGTTATACTACTCCACGTCAAGAACTAGATCAAATTCATATATTGTCTGGTATATTTAATGGTATTACAACCGGTACTAGTATTGGATTAATTATTTATAATAATGATCAACGCTCGCAAGATTATAAGAATATAAAAAATATCTTTCGACCAGGACATGCAGATTATACTTATGAAAAGAAATATGGAATAAGAGATTATCGTGGAGGAGGAAGATCTTCTGCTCGAGAAACTGCAATGCGAGTTGCTGCTGGAGGTATTGCAAAAAAATATCTTTATAATAAATATGGAATTATTATACGTGCATATTTATCTAAAATAGGAAATATAAATTGTCCTTTTAAATCATGGGAAGAAATAGAAAACAATCCTTTTTTTTGCTCTGATCATAAAAAAGTTTTTGAAATTGCAAATTTAATAAAAGATTTAAAAAAAACTGGTGACTCTATTGGAGCTGAAATTACAATTATAGCTGAAAATGTTCCTATAGGACTTGGCGAACCGATTTTCGACCGTCTTGATGCTGACTTAGCACATGCTTTAATGAGTATTAATGCCGTTAAAGGTGTAGAAATTGGAGATGGTTTTCAGGTAGTCAATCAAAAAGGAAGTATACATCGTGATGAAATTACACCAGAAGGATTTAAAACTAATCATGCTGGAGGTATTTTAGGAGGTATTAGTAATGGTGAAAACATTATATTAAAAACAGCTTTTAAACCTACATCAAGTATTTGTAAAAAAGGAAATACAATTAACACAAAAAATGAAAAAGTTTCAATTATTACTAAAGGTAGGCATGACCCATGTGTTGGATTACGTGCAGTACCAATCACTGAAGCTATGGTAGCAATTATTTTGATGGATCATCTATTAAGATTTCGTGCACAATGTAGTGAAAAATAA
- the smrB gene encoding endonuclease SmrB produces MDKNNRDIINSKNLFRTWLNGTREIVQDTIFHSRMHKKNNTNIISKRFIFEQNAHSHYFSYRNQKKNLFKDNPVSYIRHDSAYNILKNLQAGKYNPDIFLDLHGLTQYQAQQALGELITTCQKEKFFCAHIMHGYGKNILKKQTPFWLSQHPDIIAFHQAPKFFGSDAAIIVIIEIHS; encoded by the coding sequence ATGGATAAAAATAATCGAGATATTATTAATTCGAAGAATTTATTTCGTACATGGTTGAATGGTACTCGTGAGATAGTGCAAGATACTATTTTTCATTCTCGAATGCATAAAAAAAATAATACTAATATTATATCTAAACGTTTCATTTTTGAACAAAATGCTCATAGTCACTATTTTTCTTATAGAAATCAAAAAAAAAATTTATTTAAAGATAATCCTGTATCTTATATTCGGCATGACAGCGCATATAATATCTTAAAAAATTTACAAGCAGGAAAATATAATCCAGATATTTTTCTTGATTTACATGGATTAACACAATATCAAGCACAACAAGCATTAGGTGAATTAATTACGACATGTCAAAAAGAAAAATTTTTTTGTGCTCATATTATGCATGGATATGGTAAAAATATATTAAAAAAGCAAACGCCCTTTTGGTTATCTCAACATCCAGATATTATAGCTTTTCATCAAGCTCCTAAATTTTTTGGAAGCGATGCTGCAATTATAGTCATAATTGAAATCCATTCTTGA
- the hisG gene encoding ATP phosphoribosyltransferase: MFENNRVRIAMQKNGRLSNDSIKLLTCCGIKINLKQKKLIAFAENMPIDVMLVRDDDIPGLIMDNIVDLGIVGENVLKEESLKRTSQKLECSYITLRRLDFGICRLSLALPVNMIYSNITSLQNIRIATSYPHLLKKYLDSKNITFKSCMLNGSVEVAPRAGLADAICDLVSTGATLEANGLREVEVVYHSHACLVCKTGDININKKEIINKLMTRIQGVIKARESKYIMLHAPINKLNEVISLLQGAEKPTILKLAGDKNRVAMHMVSSETLFWETMEKLKLLGASSILVLPIEKMME, encoded by the coding sequence ATGTTTGAAAATAATCGTGTACGTATAGCGATGCAAAAAAATGGTCGTTTGAGTAATGATTCTATAAAGTTATTAACATGTTGTGGTATTAAAATTAATTTGAAACAAAAAAAATTGATAGCTTTTGCTGAAAATATGCCTATTGATGTCATGTTAGTGCGTGATGATGATATTCCTGGTCTCATAATGGATAATATAGTAGATTTAGGAATAGTAGGAGAAAATGTGCTGAAAGAAGAATCATTAAAACGCACATCACAAAAACTAGAATGTTCTTATATTACCTTAAGAAGACTTGATTTTGGAATATGTAGATTGTCTTTAGCATTACCAGTGAATATGATTTATTCTAATATTACATCTTTACAAAATATTAGAATAGCAACTTCATATCCTCATTTATTAAAAAAATATCTAGATTCAAAAAATATTACATTTAAATCTTGTATGTTAAATGGATCAGTGGAAGTAGCACCTAGGGCTGGTTTAGCTGATGCTATTTGTGATTTAGTTTCTACAGGAGCAACATTAGAAGCTAATGGTTTACGTGAAGTAGAAGTAGTTTATCATTCGCATGCATGTCTTGTTTGCAAAACTGGTGATATTAATATCAATAAAAAAGAAATAATCAATAAATTAATGACACGTATTCAAGGGGTTATTAAAGCACGTGAATCTAAATACATCATGTTACATGCTCCTATAAATAAATTAAATGAAGTAATATCATTATTACAAGGCGCAGAAAAACCTACTATTTTAAAATTAGCAGGTGATAAAAATCGAGTAGCAATGCATATGGTTAGTAGTGAAACATTGTTTTGGGAAACTATGGAAAAATTAAAATTATTAGGGGCTAGTTCAATATTAGTTTTGCCAATTGAAAAAATGATGGAGTAA
- the hisD gene encoding histidinol dehydrogenase: MNNFNKIIFWNQLNVYEQKKILSRPDLKKNLNIKKTVKEIINNVKVLGDKALRDYSILFDKYDCKKFQISSKQITVSSLYLNKDLKNSIDIAKKNIQFFHQAQSLSKVDVETEIGVRCQQVNLPLNAIGIYIPGGTAPLFSTVLMLAIPAQIAGCNKIILCSPPPISNEILYAAHICKINTIFQVGGAQAIAALAFGTETIPKVDKIFGPGNAYVTEAKLQVSSVLNGTAIDMLAGPSELLIIADNTANADFIAADLLSQAEHGISSQVILLTPYVELAKKVLNSLNKQLKNLSRLSEILIALKNSAIIVTQNLLECINISNVYSPEHLIIQTSSPREILPHISNASSIFLGSWSPESVGDYASGTNHVLPTYGKSITDSALGLADFQKRVLIQELTPKGLINLSNTIEILASAEKLEAHKNAVKIRTDFLKEKYEK, from the coding sequence ATGAATAATTTTAATAAAATAATTTTTTGGAATCAATTAAATGTATATGAACAAAAAAAAATATTATCTAGACCTGATTTAAAAAAAAATCTTAATATTAAAAAGACTGTTAAAGAAATTATTAATAATGTTAAAGTATTAGGTGATAAAGCATTAAGAGATTATTCTATTTTATTTGATAAATATGATTGTAAAAAATTTCAAATATCTAGTAAGCAGATTACCGTATCTTCACTATATTTAAATAAAGATTTAAAAAATTCTATTGACATTGCAAAAAAAAATATTCAATTTTTTCATCAAGCACAAAGTTTATCTAAAGTAGATGTTGAAACTGAAATTGGAGTGCGTTGTCAGCAAGTTAATCTACCTTTAAATGCAATAGGAATTTATATACCTGGTGGAACAGCTCCTTTATTTTCTACTGTATTAATGCTGGCAATACCAGCTCAGATTGCTGGTTGTAATAAAATTATTCTTTGTTCTCCTCCTCCAATTAGTAATGAAATATTATATGCAGCTCATATTTGTAAAATTAATACTATTTTTCAAGTTGGTGGTGCTCAAGCAATAGCAGCACTAGCATTTGGTACTGAAACAATTCCTAAAGTCGATAAAATTTTTGGCCCAGGTAATGCTTATGTTACAGAAGCAAAATTACAAGTAAGTTCAGTATTAAATGGAACAGCTATAGATATGTTAGCAGGACCATCAGAATTGTTAATAATCGCTGATAATACTGCTAATGCAGATTTTATTGCTGCAGATTTATTATCACAAGCTGAACATGGAATATCTTCTCAAGTTATTTTGTTAACACCATATGTTGAATTAGCAAAAAAAGTTTTAAATTCACTTAATAAACAGTTAAAAAATTTATCTAGATTATCAGAAATTTTAATTGCATTAAAAAATAGCGCAATTATTGTGACTCAAAATTTATTAGAGTGTATAAATATATCGAATGTGTATTCTCCTGAACATTTAATTATTCAAACAAGTTCACCAAGAGAAATATTACCTCATATCTCAAATGCTAGTTCTATTTTTTTAGGTTCATGGTCTCCTGAATCTGTTGGTGATTATGCATCTGGAACAAATCATGTTTTACCTACATATGGAAAATCTATTACTGATTCAGCTTTAGGTTTAGCAGATTTTCAAAAACGTGTGCTAATTCAAGAATTAACACCTAAAGGACTAATAAATCTATCTAATACTATTGAAATTTTAGCTTCTGCAGAAAAACTTGAAGCACATAAGAATGCTGTAAAAATTAGAACAGATTTTTTAAAGGAAAAATATGAAAAATAA